One window from the genome of Lentibacillus daqui encodes:
- a CDS encoding Na+/H+ antiporter subunit G — MNVSGIVEFIAALLILIGSVISVISAIGLIRFPDVYTRSHAATKSSALAVFLTLSGVFLYFWASESFSVRLLLGILFVFTTAPVAGHLIIRAAYRSGVKRSDITIEDELKDVLRGKEK; from the coding sequence TTGAACGTAAGCGGAATAGTTGAATTTATTGCGGCACTTTTGATATTGATTGGCAGTGTCATCAGTGTCATTAGTGCAATTGGCCTCATTCGTTTTCCCGATGTGTATACCCGTTCACATGCCGCAACAAAAAGCTCTGCTTTAGCGGTATTCCTGACGTTATCAGGGGTCTTCCTTTATTTTTGGGCAAGTGAATCATTTAGTGTACGATTGTTGCTTGGTATTCTGTTCGTGTTTACAACGGCTCCGGTTGCCGGTCATCTGATTATCCGGGCAGCGTATCGCTCTGGTGTGAAAAGGAGTGATATTACGATTGAGGATGAATTGAAGGATGTGTTACGTGGTAAAGAGAAATAG
- a CDS encoding helix-turn-helix transcriptional regulator, with product MKNNMTVYRRKFGYSQEGLAEALGVSRQTIISIEKGKYNPSLPLAMIIAKTFQTNVESIFFLEEKDYKK from the coding sequence TTGAAAAATAACATGACAGTATATAGACGTAAATTCGGTTATTCACAGGAAGGTTTGGCGGAAGCGCTAGGTGTTTCACGGCAAACCATTATTTCTATTGAAAAGGGGAAATACAATCCTTCCCTCCCATTGGCGATGATTATTGCGAAGACGTTTCAGACGAATGTGGAAAGTATTTTCTTTTTGGAGGAAAAGGATTATAAAAAATAA
- a CDS encoding sigma-54 interaction domain-containing protein, with translation MLHADIIERIPVPAIIVNEDNQIVSYNRTMGTSLENDINAGENIQEIFTLEEVYDHTQIFSASSGKKTFIFIRNPIPGTKNMLWFGLDTSALSKLEDENKELKDVNRELDAIIENSYDGIYITDRDGVTLKTNSAIERITSIPKEYYIGKNVDALIKRGILENSVTHVVVKEGRTISVVQKNYAGKETLITGTPVFNEKGTVDKVVTNIRDLSDLNELQAELSKVNELNDKYKQEINRLKNKPDQPDGLIVDSRQMKRIFETAERVANIDATVLILGETGVGKDVLAQYIFNHSIRSKGGDFIKINCGAIPPDLLESELFGYEKGAFTGANQKGKPGMFEIADKGMLFLDEIGELPLALQVKLLRVIQEGDIQKIGGTNPKKVDVRIIAATNQNLLEKVKQGDFREDLYYRLNVIPFTLPSLKERKDDILSLAQLFLMQTNEKYGMTKQLGYELKDFFYSYHWPGNIRELSNLIERLVVTTPDEVIDIDNLPSEYDDATNVKMDSTVPLRYAVETTEKKVLSHAVEKYKSSYEIAKALEISQPTVVRKLNKYNLKIK, from the coding sequence ATGCTTCATGCGGATATAATAGAACGCATTCCGGTTCCAGCTATTATTGTGAATGAAGATAATCAGATTGTTTCCTATAACCGAACGATGGGTACTAGCTTAGAGAATGATATAAATGCTGGGGAGAATATCCAAGAAATTTTCACCTTAGAAGAGGTATACGATCATACCCAGATTTTTTCAGCGTCATCCGGTAAGAAAACCTTTATTTTTATTCGTAATCCGATACCCGGTACGAAGAATATGTTATGGTTCGGGTTGGACACATCTGCACTGTCTAAACTGGAAGACGAAAACAAAGAATTGAAAGATGTCAATCGTGAATTAGATGCCATTATCGAAAATTCATATGATGGTATTTATATTACAGATCGTGATGGTGTAACGCTGAAGACGAATTCGGCAATTGAAAGGATTACCAGTATCCCAAAAGAATATTATATCGGAAAAAATGTAGACGCACTTATCAAAAGGGGAATACTGGAAAACTCCGTCACGCATGTAGTAGTGAAGGAAGGGCGAACGATTTCGGTTGTTCAAAAAAATTACGCAGGTAAGGAAACTTTAATAACAGGGACCCCTGTATTTAATGAAAAAGGCACTGTTGATAAAGTTGTAACGAATATTAGAGACCTGTCCGACCTGAATGAACTGCAAGCTGAGTTAAGTAAAGTAAATGAATTAAATGATAAATACAAACAAGAAATAAATCGATTAAAAAATAAACCGGATCAACCGGATGGGTTAATTGTAGATAGTAGGCAAATGAAGCGAATTTTCGAAACAGCGGAGAGAGTGGCAAACATTGATGCAACTGTTTTAATTTTAGGAGAGACAGGAGTGGGAAAAGATGTTTTGGCACAATATATATTTAACCATAGCATTCGCTCAAAAGGAGGAGATTTCATTAAAATAAATTGTGGGGCCATTCCTCCCGATTTATTGGAATCTGAATTATTTGGCTATGAAAAAGGTGCATTCACCGGAGCAAATCAAAAAGGGAAACCCGGGATGTTTGAAATTGCGGATAAAGGCATGCTATTTCTTGATGAGATTGGTGAATTACCTTTAGCATTACAGGTGAAACTATTGCGTGTGATTCAAGAAGGTGACATTCAAAAAATCGGAGGAACGAATCCGAAAAAAGTAGATGTAAGAATCATAGCGGCTACTAACCAAAATTTATTGGAAAAGGTTAAACAAGGAGATTTTCGGGAGGATTTATACTATAGATTAAATGTTATTCCGTTTACCTTACCGTCATTAAAAGAGAGAAAAGATGATATTTTATCTTTGGCCCAATTGTTTTTAATGCAGACAAACGAGAAATATGGGATGACAAAGCAATTAGGTTATGAGCTGAAGGACTTTTTTTATTCGTATCATTGGCCTGGTAATATAAGGGAGCTCTCTAATCTGATCGAAAGGCTGGTTGTTACGACGCCTGATGAAGTTATCGATATAGATAATCTCCCCTCAGAATATGATGACGCAACTAATGTAAAAATGGATTCAACTGTTCCTTTAAGGTATGCAGTAGAAACAACCGAAAAAAAGGTATTATCACATGCAGTTGAAAAGTATAAAAGCAGTTACGAAATTGCGAAGGCATTGGAAATAAGCCAACCGACAGTCGTTAGAAAACTGAATAAATATAACTTAAAGATAAAATAG
- a CDS encoding Na(+)/H(+) antiporter subunit B, translated as MKTNNVILRTVIKIVVFIILTLAVYLFFSGHDSPGGGFIGGLVLASAFVLLFIVEDIATIKKGIPVDFKRVAALGAFIAVATGFGAIIFGEPFLTQTFGHFNLPIFGETHLTTVTIFEAGVALTVVGVVVSIILSISRDV; from the coding sequence TTGAAGACCAATAATGTAATCCTAAGAACGGTCATCAAAATTGTTGTGTTTATCATTCTGACATTGGCTGTGTATCTGTTCTTCTCTGGTCACGACAGTCCCGGGGGAGGATTTATTGGCGGCCTTGTTCTGGCTTCCGCTTTTGTATTGCTGTTTATTGTTGAGGATATTGCCACGATTAAAAAGGGTATTCCTGTTGACTTTAAACGGGTTGCGGCACTTGGGGCATTTATAGCAGTTGCTACCGGATTTGGCGCGATTATTTTTGGCGAGCCGTTTTTAACCCAAACGTTTGGACATTTCAATCTTCCTATATTTGGGGAGACGCATCTGACGACAGTTACCATCTTTGAAGCAGGCGTCGCACTTACTGTGGTTGGCGTTGTCGTATCCATTATTTTAAGTATTAGTAGGGACGTGTAA
- a CDS encoding histidine kinase, producing the protein MKKIKGRMDESILVCVYYGPNGERLIRRGQKLAEIMDCPLYVLTVDQLPYDEFDAEKSSYIEHWKELCDELDVEEFIIRDNEKRSSVKAIAEVCHNYNITQIIIGQSPQKRWEEITKGSFVNVLLRAMTFIDIHIVSIDRRLKSNVDTSFEKGVRGFLRKDQDAYRLSFKRSKLNLYEGIFYKETGTDFNNGIFKFINNEGKICQVHITDDIVTGKMNEPPNVK; encoded by the coding sequence ATGAAAAAGATAAAAGGTCGTATGGATGAGAGCATTCTGGTGTGTGTATATTATGGTCCCAATGGTGAGCGATTGATTCGGCGCGGTCAGAAATTAGCCGAAATCATGGATTGTCCATTATATGTCTTAACCGTTGATCAGCTTCCTTATGATGAATTCGATGCTGAAAAATCCAGCTACATTGAACACTGGAAAGAACTCTGTGATGAACTGGATGTTGAGGAATTTATTATTCGGGATAACGAAAAGCGTTCATCCGTCAAAGCAATCGCCGAGGTCTGCCACAATTATAATATTACGCAAATTATCATCGGACAAAGCCCACAAAAACGTTGGGAGGAAATCACAAAAGGCTCGTTTGTTAATGTGCTATTGCGCGCTATGACATTTATCGATATCCATATTGTTTCCATTGACCGGAGATTGAAAAGTAATGTGGATACATCATTTGAAAAAGGGGTACGCGGTTTTTTACGAAAGGATCAGGATGCCTATCGCCTTAGTTTCAAACGTTCAAAACTAAACCTTTATGAAGGGATTTTCTATAAAGAAACCGGCACCGACTTTAATAACGGGATATTTAAATTTATAAACAATGAAGGTAAAATCTGCCAAGTCCACATCACCGACGACATTGTCACCGGCAAAATGAACGAACCCCCAAACGTTAAATAA
- a CDS encoding permease — protein sequence MRKDNTQLSFIVLGCVFVCMAVFMLVVSIIGQVTLQQTYMLFALAVMSFSMRYLYPQFKQKDERMKFIRYKALTYSAIAFVVYYIVLSGIIQFDILPLTSMDVLNILAALMIITVFGTMVILARRN from the coding sequence ATGCGTAAAGATAACACACAATTGAGTTTTATTGTTTTAGGATGTGTGTTTGTTTGCATGGCTGTATTTATGCTAGTGGTTAGCATAATTGGACAGGTCACGTTACAGCAAACCTATATGCTGTTTGCGCTAGCCGTCATGTCGTTTTCAATGAGGTATCTGTATCCGCAGTTTAAGCAAAAAGATGAACGGATGAAATTTATTCGGTATAAAGCGTTAACTTATTCAGCCATTGCGTTTGTTGTTTATTATATCGTCCTTTCAGGTATCATTCAGTTTGACATTTTACCATTAACTTCAATGGATGTGCTGAATATTTTGGCAGCGTTGATGATTATTACGGTGTTTGGCACAATGGTTATTTTGGCAAGAAGAAATTGA
- a CDS encoding Na+/H+ antiporter subunit E, whose protein sequence is MPAQFLLNMAIALLWMLFQDEEHLRFITFFEGYIVGIAILFLMHRFFGERFYLGRFFALIKLILIFISELISSSLFVIKHILRPKLTIKPGIFRYETDLESEWEVSLLAMLLTLTPGSVVMEVTPEGNAFYIHGMDVEHSKDMLLQSLAKFEKAIKGVTR, encoded by the coding sequence TTGCCAGCCCAATTTCTGTTAAATATGGCGATTGCTCTGTTATGGATGTTGTTTCAGGATGAGGAACATTTACGATTTATTACATTCTTTGAAGGATATATCGTTGGTATTGCCATTTTGTTTCTCATGCACCGATTTTTTGGTGAGCGGTTTTACTTGGGCAGGTTTTTTGCCTTAATAAAATTGATCCTCATTTTTATTTCTGAATTAATCAGTTCGAGCCTTTTTGTAATAAAACATATTTTACGTCCGAAATTAACGATTAAACCGGGCATTTTTAGATATGAAACTGATTTGGAAAGTGAATGGGAAGTTTCTTTACTAGCGATGTTATTAACGTTAACCCCTGGTTCAGTGGTTATGGAAGTTACACCTGAAGGGAATGCGTTTTATATTCACGGGATGGATGTCGAACACTCAAAAGATATGTTATTACAATCATTGGCTAAATTTGAGAAGGCGATTAAAGGGGTGACACGGTAA
- a CDS encoding Na+/H+ antiporter subunit A, translated as MLFVFSIILVLIIAVLLIQVRRKRNAQFMHIGWFVFLVPASLFVLLIRYLPSLADGHTYFTSMKWIPSFDIHLTFYLDGLSMLFGLLITGIGALVTLYSIYYLSTDESLKHFYTYLLLFMASMLGVVFSDNLMVLYVFWELTSISSFLLIAFWNQRKKSRQGAQKSMLITVSGGMSMLAGFLMLYVMSGTFSIREIISGISQYTDQGLFVPAMLLILLGAFTKSAQFPFHIWLPDAMEAPTPVSAYLHSATMVKAGIYLVARFTPIFGGEGTWFWLVGGIGLFTMFWGSFHAVRQTDLKALLAYSTVSQLGMIMSMFGIGSVALYMGYSAETAIYTQASFAALFHLVNHSTFKGALFMVVGIIDHRVGTRDIRKLGGLLKIMPVTFTITCIGSFSMAGLPPFNGFLSKEMFFTAALKISQFDVFSLETWGILFPTIAWTGSVFTFVYCMIIVFKTFFGPYQVEKLEHHGHEATIGMLLAPGVLALLVVGIFFFPNVLGKYILTPAMSSIYPSVPPSELTVPIAAFHGFNTELLMTFGIIALGIILYKFSRYWKGIYKLFPDNLSFNALYDVILDQLGKKANSMTNFYMTGYLRDYLVYIYLFLIIAAGGILIYTKAFLFEISGNSPVSLFEWIIAMVMMAAGIAIIFANSRLTAILLNSALGYGIAVLFVIFRAPDLALTQTIIETVTTVLFLVAYYFLPEWRRERGRSISKSVNLLISICVGVIFTVIALAVQNGKLFATISGFYENAEELAGGKNIVNTILGDFRAFDTMLEVVVLLIAGIGVYTFTKLKAKKEDERG; from the coding sequence TTGCTATTTGTCTTTTCAATCATACTCGTCCTAATTATAGCTGTCCTACTTATTCAGGTTCGACGTAAGCGTAATGCTCAATTCATGCACATCGGCTGGTTTGTTTTTCTTGTGCCTGCATCCTTATTTGTTCTCCTGATCAGATACTTGCCATCGTTGGCTGATGGACATACATATTTCACCTCAATGAAGTGGATTCCATCCTTTGACATCCATCTAACATTCTATCTTGATGGGCTTAGTATGTTATTTGGTTTGCTGATAACTGGTATAGGTGCACTTGTAACCCTTTATTCGATATACTACCTGTCAACTGATGAATCCTTAAAGCATTTTTATACATATTTGCTTTTGTTTATGGCGAGCATGCTCGGTGTTGTGTTTTCTGACAACTTGATGGTGTTATATGTCTTCTGGGAATTAACCAGTATTTCATCTTTTTTGTTAATTGCTTTTTGGAACCAGCGAAAAAAATCACGGCAAGGTGCTCAGAAATCAATGCTAATCACCGTATCAGGTGGCATGTCCATGCTTGCTGGTTTTCTCATGTTATATGTGATGTCGGGAACATTTAGTATCCGTGAGATTATCTCCGGGATTAGTCAATATACGGATCAGGGTTTATTTGTACCGGCGATGCTGTTGATCTTGTTAGGTGCATTTACAAAATCGGCACAATTCCCGTTTCATATTTGGCTTCCGGATGCGATGGAAGCTCCCACACCAGTGAGTGCCTATTTACACTCGGCAACCATGGTAAAGGCCGGGATTTATTTAGTTGCCCGCTTTACACCAATTTTTGGCGGGGAGGGTACGTGGTTTTGGCTGGTTGGCGGGATTGGATTGTTTACGATGTTTTGGGGCTCGTTTCATGCAGTCCGGCAAACGGATCTAAAAGCCTTGCTTGCCTATTCGACCGTGAGTCAACTTGGTATGATTATGAGCATGTTTGGGATTGGTTCTGTAGCATTATACATGGGCTACTCCGCGGAAACAGCCATATATACACAAGCAAGTTTTGCTGCCCTGTTCCATTTGGTTAACCACTCGACATTTAAGGGTGCTCTATTCATGGTGGTTGGGATCATTGACCATCGGGTTGGGACACGTGATATCCGCAAACTTGGCGGATTGTTGAAGATAATGCCAGTGACATTTACGATCACATGCATTGGCAGTTTTTCGATGGCTGGTTTGCCGCCTTTTAATGGTTTTTTGAGTAAAGAAATGTTTTTCACGGCAGCATTGAAGATTAGTCAATTTGATGTTTTCTCATTGGAAACCTGGGGAATCTTATTTCCGACTATCGCTTGGACAGGCAGTGTTTTTACGTTTGTCTATTGTATGATTATTGTGTTCAAAACATTTTTTGGTCCTTATCAAGTGGAAAAGTTGGAGCATCATGGTCATGAAGCAACGATTGGCATGTTACTTGCTCCTGGAGTTCTTGCACTGCTGGTGGTTGGTATCTTCTTTTTCCCAAATGTGCTTGGGAAGTATATCTTAACACCGGCGATGAGTAGCATTTACCCATCTGTTCCACCAAGTGAATTAACGGTTCCAATCGCTGCCTTTCACGGGTTCAATACGGAATTATTGATGACGTTTGGGATTATTGCTTTAGGGATTATTTTGTACAAGTTTTCCCGTTACTGGAAAGGAATTTATAAATTATTTCCGGATAATTTATCGTTTAATGCATTATATGATGTCATCCTTGATCAATTGGGGAAAAAGGCAAATAGTATGACAAACTTTTATATGACAGGTTATTTACGGGATTATTTGGTCTATATTTATCTGTTTCTTATTATTGCTGCGGGCGGTATACTCATTTATACGAAGGCGTTTCTATTTGAAATCTCTGGGAACAGTCCGGTGAGTCTGTTTGAATGGATTATTGCGATGGTGATGATGGCGGCTGGTATTGCCATCATCTTTGCCAACTCCCGCTTGACGGCTATTTTGTTAAACAGTGCACTTGGCTATGGAATTGCAGTGTTATTTGTCATCTTTCGGGCACCGGATTTGGCGTTGACGCAAACCATAATTGAAACGGTAACCACCGTATTATTTCTTGTGGCGTATTATTTCTTGCCGGAATGGAGAAGGGAAAGAGGACGATCGATATCCAAGAGCGTTAACTTGCTGATTTCAATTTGTGTCGGCGTAATATTTACAGTTATTGCTCTTGCTGTGCAGAACGGTAAATTATTTGCGACCATCTCTGGATTTTACGAAAACGCTGAGGAATTGGCAGGTGGAAAAAACATTGTGAATACGATCCTGGGTGATTTCCGGGCGTTTGATACGATGCTCGAGGTTGTCGTGCTCCTGATCGCGGGTATCGGCGTTTATACCTTTACAAAGCTGAAAGCGAAAAAGGAGGATGAACGGGGTTGA
- a CDS encoding Na(+)/H(+) antiporter subunit C, producing METLITILAGILVTTATYLILSKSMIRTILGTAILSHAAHLLIMTMGGLKRGSVPIIGEGNNHVDPLPQALILTSIVIGFAVTAISLVLAYRIYQETKTDDLYEWRGFTDE from the coding sequence TTGGAAACATTAATAACCATCCTCGCCGGTATATTGGTTACTACTGCTACCTATTTGATTTTATCAAAAAGTATGATTCGGACAATTTTGGGTACAGCGATTCTTTCACATGCCGCACATTTATTAATTATGACGATGGGCGGACTAAAAAGAGGCAGTGTTCCTATTATCGGTGAAGGAAATAACCACGTGGATCCACTTCCACAGGCACTGATACTAACATCGATTGTGATTGGCTTTGCGGTTACTGCGATATCGCTCGTATTGGCTTACCGTATCTATCAGGAAACAAAAACGGATGATTTGTATGAATGGAGAGGGTTTACTGATGAATAA
- a CDS encoding Na+/H+ antiporter subunit D: MNNILVLPLALPVLVGILLIFFRSNIPLQRWVSFAVMVVNLGLSIYLLHEIHTEGILRLDFGGWKPPFGISFVADSFSVLLVMTTSIVTAICLLFAFSSMDRSHEKMFFYSFVNLLVAGVNGSFLTGDLFNLYVCFEVMLLASYVLLALGGRKVQLKEAIKYVVINVVSSWLFIVGIAYLYGMVGTLNLAQLSQRIAESGQPPLITVISIVFLTVFALKAGLLLYFWLPGSYAAPPIAIAALFGALLTKVGIYAMFRMFTLVFYHQPVFTHTIIGVLAGLTLIGGSIGAVAYRDIRQIVVYNVIISVGFILIGLAVATPEAMEGSIYYLIHDMIVKALLFLLAGVMITLTKTARMDQISGLIRNYPLLGWMFFIVMLSMAGIPPFSGFIGKVLVGQGAIESGSYLLLALAFGSSILVLYSLLRVFLSCFWGETIIDEEEMITAKKGWLIPCAILTITTIGLGLGAESIATYVSEAANTLLNPDKYIDAVLND; the protein is encoded by the coding sequence ATGAATAATATACTCGTACTTCCGTTGGCCCTCCCTGTATTAGTTGGTATCCTGCTGATTTTCTTTCGCTCGAATATCCCATTACAACGATGGGTTAGCTTTGCCGTCATGGTGGTCAATTTAGGTTTAAGCATCTATTTGTTACATGAAATACATACAGAAGGAATACTAAGACTTGACTTTGGCGGATGGAAGCCGCCATTTGGAATTTCTTTTGTTGCTGATTCTTTTTCTGTTCTACTCGTGATGACAACCAGTATTGTAACAGCGATCTGTTTGCTTTTTGCCTTTTCATCAATGGATCGCAGTCATGAAAAGATGTTCTTTTATTCGTTCGTTAATTTATTGGTGGCAGGGGTTAATGGATCGTTTTTAACCGGAGACCTGTTTAACCTGTATGTCTGCTTTGAAGTCATGCTCCTTGCCTCGTATGTTTTGCTGGCTTTAGGCGGAAGAAAGGTGCAATTAAAAGAAGCGATAAAATATGTGGTGATCAACGTAGTCTCTTCCTGGCTGTTTATTGTTGGGATTGCCTATTTATACGGTATGGTAGGAACGTTGAATCTTGCCCAGTTATCACAGCGGATTGCTGAATCGGGACAGCCACCACTGATAACCGTGATAAGTATTGTGTTTTTAACGGTATTTGCCCTAAAGGCTGGCCTGCTGTTATATTTCTGGTTACCAGGTTCATATGCGGCTCCACCGATTGCTATTGCTGCTCTGTTCGGTGCCCTATTGACCAAGGTCGGGATCTATGCAATGTTCCGTATGTTTACACTCGTATTTTATCACCAACCAGTGTTTACCCATACGATTATTGGGGTTTTGGCCGGGTTAACATTAATTGGCGGTAGTATTGGAGCTGTTGCTTATCGGGATATCCGGCAAATTGTCGTTTATAATGTGATTATTTCGGTTGGATTTATTTTAATTGGTCTTGCGGTTGCAACACCGGAAGCCATGGAAGGGTCGATCTACTATTTAATCCATGACATGATTGTGAAGGCATTATTGTTCTTGCTTGCAGGGGTCATGATTACCTTAACGAAAACCGCCAGAATGGATCAAATAAGCGGTCTGATTAGGAATTATCCATTATTGGGCTGGATGTTTTTCATCGTCATGTTGTCAATGGCAGGTATTCCGCCTTTCAGTGGTTTTATTGGAAAAGTTCTGGTGGGACAAGGAGCGATTGAATCAGGTTCTTATCTATTACTTGCACTTGCCTTTGGTTCCAGTATTCTCGTGCTCTATTCCCTTTTACGCGTGTTTCTCAGTTGTTTTTGGGGAGAGACAATTATTGATGAGGAAGAAATGATTACCGCGAAAAAGGGATGGCTTATTCCGTGTGCTATCCTGACAATTACAACTATTGGATTAGGACTGGGAGCAGAATCGATTGCAACATATGTAAGTGAAGCAGCGAACACACTATTAAATCCAGACAAATATATCGATGCGGTACTAAATGATTAA
- a CDS encoding Na(+)/H(+) antiporter subunit F1, with translation MIKMMLFTALVLFGVAIAIALFRIIFGPSLPDRVIALDMIGFLLLSAIGIISVIIGTTTFLDVILILGILAFISTVVFSKYIERGVVIERKRNS, from the coding sequence ATGATTAAAATGATGTTGTTTACTGCACTGGTATTGTTCGGTGTTGCGATTGCCATAGCACTTTTCCGCATTATTTTTGGGCCAAGTTTGCCTGATCGGGTCATTGCCCTGGATATGATCGGTTTCCTTTTGCTTTCTGCCATTGGGATTATTTCGGTTATTATTGGGACAACCACCTTTTTGGATGTAATTCTTATTCTTGGTATTCTCGCCTTTATTAGTACGGTTGTCTTTTCGAAGTATATCGAAAGGGGTGTGGTCATTGAACGTAAGCGGAATAGTTGA
- a CDS encoding IS256 family transposase, which yields MSQSITDHDFINQLDNLVRDFVKEQLETIMEEERKQFFEVEHPELKQVKNGYYKRSLDTKHGHIDDLAVPRDRHGDFQTELFDPYQRRDQWVGETVTRMYQKGVSTREIGEMIEHMLGSSYSATTVSNITEATVENIEAWQQRPLNKRYSVLYLDGTYLKLRRDDVANEVVYIVIGVNENGYREILGFYVGGQESSLGWKEILIDLYERGAEEVLLGVFDGLPGLETAMKEVYPKADVQRCVVHKIRNALNAVRKKDQTAIAEDLKPIYQASTKEEARKQFNAFKQVWQSKHPKVVKSWEEDLEVLLTFLDYPSSIQRVIYTSNIIERTMKEIKKRTKTMNSLPSERATEKVVYLQVTDYNQRWGERKLRGFASAYQQLQDMFEKRYGKPNNI from the coding sequence ATGTCTCAAAGTATAACGGATCATGACTTTATAAATCAACTGGATAACCTTGTACGTGACTTTGTCAAAGAGCAGTTGGAGACCATCATGGAGGAAGAAAGAAAGCAGTTTTTCGAGGTAGAACACCCTGAATTGAAACAAGTGAAAAACGGTTATTACAAACGGTCCCTTGATACCAAACACGGTCATATTGATGATCTCGCAGTACCTCGTGATCGCCATGGTGACTTTCAGACGGAATTATTTGATCCTTACCAACGCCGTGATCAGTGGGTAGGTGAAACAGTGACGCGCATGTATCAGAAAGGCGTTAGTACGCGTGAAATTGGGGAAATGATTGAACATATGCTAGGATCTTCCTACTCCGCCACAACCGTCAGTAACATCACGGAAGCGACAGTTGAAAATATTGAGGCCTGGCAGCAACGCCCATTGAATAAACGCTACTCAGTCCTCTATTTGGACGGAACCTATTTAAAGTTGCGCCGGGATGACGTTGCCAATGAGGTCGTCTACATCGTCATTGGAGTTAATGAGAATGGCTACCGCGAAATTCTCGGATTTTATGTAGGCGGTCAGGAAAGTTCCTTGGGCTGGAAAGAGATTTTGATAGATCTTTACGAGCGCGGGGCTGAAGAAGTGTTGCTTGGTGTGTTTGACGGTCTTCCCGGGTTGGAAACAGCTATGAAAGAGGTGTACCCAAAAGCCGATGTCCAGCGATGCGTTGTTCATAAAATCCGCAATGCGTTAAATGCCGTGCGTAAAAAGGATCAGACAGCCATAGCAGAAGACTTAAAACCTATTTATCAGGCAAGTACCAAAGAAGAAGCCAGAAAGCAATTTAACGCATTTAAGCAGGTTTGGCAATCGAAGCATCCTAAAGTCGTGAAATCATGGGAAGAAGATCTAGAAGTGCTTCTGACTTTCCTGGATTACCCATCGTCTATCCAGCGCGTGATATACACGTCGAACATCATCGAGCGGACGATGAAGGAAATCAAGAAGCGCACAAAAACCATGAACAGTTTACCAAGCGAAAGGGCGACAGAAAAAGTAGTGTACCTTCAAGTAACCGACTATAACCAAAGATGGGGAGAACGAAAATTAAGGGGATTCGCAAGCGCTTATCAGCAGCTACAGGACATGTTTGAAAAACGATACGGGAAACCAAATAATATCTGA